The Paraburkholderia sp. D15 genome has a segment encoding these proteins:
- a CDS encoding HAD family hydrolase gives MLRPAVFLDKDGTLLEDVPYNVDPSLMRLAPGAREALTLLATQPFELFVISNQSGVALGKFPRAALKNVEAELTHMFAESGAMFSGAYWCPHHPDGTVAPYSTACDCRKPAPGLLLRAAREHRLDLARSWFIGDILDDVEAGNRAGCRTILLDNGHETEWIEGPQRVPTARAADLHEAARIIANALEAAAPPAPAGEETAQ, from the coding sequence ATGCTGCGACCCGCTGTATTTCTCGACAAAGACGGCACGTTGCTCGAGGACGTGCCCTACAACGTAGACCCTTCGCTGATGCGCCTCGCACCGGGCGCGCGCGAAGCGTTGACGCTGCTCGCGACCCAGCCGTTCGAGCTGTTCGTGATCAGCAATCAGTCAGGCGTCGCACTCGGGAAATTCCCGCGAGCGGCGTTAAAGAACGTGGAAGCCGAACTCACGCACATGTTCGCCGAATCCGGCGCGATGTTCTCCGGCGCGTACTGGTGCCCGCATCATCCGGACGGCACCGTTGCGCCTTATTCGACCGCCTGCGATTGCCGCAAGCCGGCGCCAGGCCTATTGCTGCGCGCAGCCCGCGAGCATCGGCTGGACCTCGCGCGCAGCTGGTTCATCGGCGACATTCTCGACGATGTCGAAGCGGGCAATCGCGCCGGATGCCGCACGATTCTGCTCGACAACGGCCATGAGACCGAGTGGATAGAAGGACCTCAGCGCGTTCCTACCGCGCGCGCCGCGGATCTGCACGAGGCTGCCCGGATCATCGCAAA